In a genomic window of uncultured Sphaerochaeta sp.:
- a CDS encoding class III extradiol ring-cleavage dioxygenase, producing the protein MKARIVYLSHGGGPLPLLGDALHAHMVKFLKQLGTTLPRPKAIVVISAHWEEAVPTLTSAEYPPLLYDYYGFPRDAYAIRYPASGNPLLAERIASLVGNARLDEIRGFDHGMFVPLTLLYPDADIPTIQLSLLSSLSAHEHYAMGEALRPLLDEEILFIGSGFSFHNMRLFWKEDDEQNHAFQQFLIESCTQPGGEEARKQALVNWESGPYARYCHPREEHLLPLHVCQGLAGRQAQLIFNKPILKRESVAFLWS; encoded by the coding sequence ATGAAAGCCAGGATTGTGTATCTGTCCCATGGCGGTGGGCCGCTTCCCCTGCTCGGAGATGCGTTGCATGCACATATGGTGAAGTTCCTCAAGCAATTGGGTACGACACTTCCGCGGCCAAAGGCCATCGTGGTCATCAGTGCCCATTGGGAGGAAGCGGTTCCTACGCTTACCAGCGCCGAATATCCTCCGCTTTTGTATGACTATTACGGCTTCCCCCGTGATGCCTATGCTATCAGGTATCCGGCCAGCGGAAATCCGCTCCTGGCTGAACGCATCGCTTCCTTGGTGGGCAATGCACGATTGGATGAGATCCGTGGGTTCGACCATGGTATGTTTGTTCCCCTGACGTTGCTCTATCCTGATGCGGACATCCCAACCATTCAGCTTTCGCTGCTCTCATCCCTCTCCGCACACGAGCACTATGCAATGGGGGAGGCGCTTCGCCCCCTGCTTGATGAGGAGATCCTGTTCATAGGTTCGGGATTCTCCTTCCACAATATGCGCTTGTTCTGGAAGGAGGATGACGAGCAAAACCATGCCTTCCAGCAATTCCTGATCGAATCCTGCACACAGCCAGGGGGGGAGGAAGCGCGAAAGCAGGCCTTGGTCAACTGGGAGTCCGGCCCGTATGCACGGTATTGCCATCCACGCGAGGAGCATCTGCTTCCCCTGCATGTCTGTCAGGGCCTAGCCGGTAGGCAGGCACAGCTGATCTTCAACAAGCCGATCCTGAAACGGGAATCGGTGGCTTTCCTTTGGAGCTGA
- a CDS encoding DUF72 domain-containing protein, protein MDGVHIGTCSWKYPSWEGLVYTEAGEDEYLSQYQRRYRTVEVDQWFWSLGKSSYGLPDSSVVASYDRATDSSFRFTIKCPNTLTQVFAYHSKDERNRWFLDAEVFYQFLESLTTLLPKVGLFMFQFEYLNKQKMESREAFLGQFARFISLLPDALPYGLEIRNPAWLDRDYLKTLEALNISPVLLSGYWMDDLAKTLALVAETSIPKLCIRLHGDDRSGIEQRTGSRWDALVQSKQDELEVIAPLLFKLAKQGRTIFVNVNNHYEGSAPLTIEKLVALLGRKTLCE, encoded by the coding sequence ATGGACGGAGTGCATATCGGAACCTGTTCCTGGAAGTATCCCTCCTGGGAAGGCCTTGTCTACACAGAGGCTGGTGAGGACGAATATCTGTCGCAATACCAGCGAAGGTACAGAACCGTGGAAGTTGACCAGTGGTTCTGGTCTTTGGGCAAAAGCAGCTACGGACTTCCCGACAGTTCTGTGGTTGCATCCTATGATAGGGCTACCGACTCCTCCTTTCGTTTTACCATCAAATGTCCCAATACATTGACCCAGGTATTTGCGTATCACAGCAAGGATGAGCGAAACCGTTGGTTTCTTGATGCAGAAGTCTTCTATCAGTTTCTGGAAAGCCTTACCACCCTCCTGCCCAAGGTCGGCCTGTTCATGTTTCAGTTTGAATACCTCAACAAGCAAAAGATGGAGAGCCGCGAAGCCTTTCTCGGGCAATTTGCCCGCTTCATCTCACTGCTGCCCGATGCTCTTCCCTATGGGCTGGAGATCCGCAACCCTGCCTGGTTGGACAGGGACTATCTCAAGACATTGGAAGCGCTGAACATCAGCCCTGTTTTGCTCAGCGGGTACTGGATGGATGACCTTGCAAAAACGCTTGCCTTGGTAGCCGAGACATCCATTCCCAAGCTTTGCATCCGCTTGCATGGGGATGACCGATCAGGGATTGAGCAGAGAACAGGTTCCCGATGGGATGCTTTGGTGCAGTCGAAACAGGATGAACTTGAGGTGATCGCTCCGCTTCTGTTCAAGTTGGCGAAGCAGGGGAGAACCATCTTCGTGAATGTGAACAACCACTATGAGGGCAGCGCTCCGCTTACCATTGAGAAGCTGGTTGCCCTGCTTGGGAGGAAAACCCTATGCGAATGA